In one window of uncultured Draconibacterium sp. DNA:
- the rfaE2 gene encoding D-glycero-beta-D-manno-heptose 1-phosphate adenylyltransferase produces MSKSKIFCDFESFDPLLSIWKGSNNTIVFTNGCFDLIHNGHVDSLHKSAAFGTKLIVGLNSDVSVKLLKGDKRPILNEQARAEVLAAFECVDAVILFDEETPAEIIAKIIPDVLVKGAQYEIHEIAGHDTVLNNGGKVETLELIEGISTSDIIERIKKL; encoded by the coding sequence ATGTCTAAATCGAAAATATTTTGTGATTTTGAATCGTTTGATCCCCTGCTATCCATTTGGAAAGGGAGCAACAACACTATCGTTTTTACCAACGGTTGTTTCGATCTTATTCATAACGGGCACGTTGATTCGCTGCACAAATCGGCAGCATTTGGCACCAAATTGATCGTTGGCCTGAACTCCGATGTTTCGGTAAAATTACTAAAAGGCGATAAGCGCCCCATTTTAAACGAACAGGCACGCGCCGAAGTGTTGGCTGCCTTTGAATGTGTTGATGCAGTAATTCTTTTTGATGAAGAAACGCCGGCCGAGATTATTGCAAAGATTATCCCCGACGTTTTGGTAAAAGGTGCCCAATACGAAATTCATGAAATTGCCGGCCACGATACCGTATTGAACAACGGCGGGAAGGTGGAAACACTGGAATTGATAGAAGGAATTTCAACCAGCGATATTATCGAACGAATAAAAAAACTTTAA
- the dusB gene encoding tRNA dihydrouridine synthase DusB — protein MKIGNIELEGTPLFLAPMEDVTYKSFRMMCKKFGADVMYTEFVSSEALVRDIEKTRQKMHLFEFDRPVAIQIYGHNIDSMVRAAQVAEEFEPDFIDINYGCPMKKIVRHGAGSALLKDVEKMQKMTAEIVKAVKTPVTAKTRLGWSAGNLPIVEVAERLQDAGIQALAIHGRTREQLYTGEADWTLIGEVKNNPKIQIPIIGNGDINSGKKARQLLDATGVDALMIGRGAIGRPWLFREVKHYLQTGEELPQPNVNDVVETLKEQLRLNLEWRDNERSGILMMRRHFAKYFPGLPNFRELKIQLLRAETNAEVHAILEQITQQYGAFQLDFSTASLK, from the coding sequence ATGAAAATTGGCAACATAGAACTGGAGGGCACTCCCCTTTTTCTGGCACCGATGGAAGATGTCACCTACAAGTCGTTTAGGATGATGTGCAAGAAGTTTGGTGCCGATGTAATGTACACCGAGTTTGTATCGTCGGAGGCACTGGTGCGTGATATTGAGAAGACCAGACAAAAAATGCACTTGTTTGAATTCGACCGCCCTGTTGCGATACAAATCTACGGACACAACATCGATTCAATGGTGCGTGCAGCGCAGGTTGCCGAAGAATTTGAGCCCGATTTTATCGATATCAATTACGGTTGCCCCATGAAAAAGATCGTGCGCCACGGTGCAGGTTCGGCCCTATTAAAAGATGTGGAAAAAATGCAGAAGATGACTGCCGAAATTGTAAAGGCCGTTAAAACACCGGTTACTGCAAAAACACGCCTGGGCTGGTCGGCCGGAAATCTGCCCATTGTTGAGGTGGCTGAACGATTGCAGGATGCAGGAATTCAGGCACTGGCTATTCACGGACGTACACGCGAACAGTTATATACCGGAGAAGCTGACTGGACATTGATCGGGGAAGTGAAAAACAATCCAAAAATTCAAATTCCAATCATCGGCAACGGAGACATCAACAGCGGTAAAAAAGCCAGACAGTTACTTGATGCAACAGGTGTTGATGCGTTAATGATCGGTCGCGGAGCAATTGGCAGGCCGTGGTTATTTCGCGAGGTAAAACATTACCTGCAAACCGGGGAAGAACTTCCACAACCCAACGTTAATGACGTGGTGGAAACATTAAAAGAACAACTCCGTTTAAACTTAGAGTGGCGAGACAATGAACGATCAGGAATTTTAATGATGCGTCGTCATTTTGCCAAATATTTCCCGGGACTACCAAATTTCAGGGAATTAAAAATTCAGCTGCTGCGTGCCGAAACAAACGCCGAGGTGCACGCAATTCTTGAACAAATTACCCAACAATACGGCGCATTTCAACTCGATTTTTCAACTGCCAGCTTAAAATAA
- a CDS encoding class I SAM-dependent methyltransferase — protein sequence MEQLKQFFQDKTVNTLLDVGTGTGSFITVLKETLNNTKFTGIDPDNASLKEAEKVLPEVQFMNMTGEQLDFPDSTFDAASISMAMHHLPDVQQTFNEMKRVVKPGGWLIVNELFGDNLNPAQEVHKSMHHFRSTIDRLNGVCHNETFTRAEILEQVKKAGLEICTAFNQEKDRVEPSTEDISERKDQLIKILSQIKDKPEYHELKKQILQIEKALKHHGFQMATRVVVIAKVKKD from the coding sequence ATGGAGCAACTAAAACAATTTTTTCAGGACAAAACAGTAAACACCCTTTTGGATGTGGGAACCGGAACCGGAAGTTTTATTACTGTTTTAAAGGAAACGTTAAACAATACCAAATTCACCGGCATCGATCCGGACAATGCATCGCTTAAAGAGGCGGAAAAAGTCCTTCCTGAGGTGCAATTCATGAATATGACCGGTGAGCAACTGGATTTCCCGGATTCCACTTTCGATGCGGCAAGTATTTCAATGGCCATGCACCATTTACCCGATGTTCAGCAAACTTTCAACGAAATGAAACGCGTGGTAAAACCCGGTGGTTGGCTTATTGTAAACGAATTGTTTGGCGACAACCTGAATCCTGCACAGGAAGTACATAAAAGCATGCATCATTTCAGAAGTACGATTGATCGGTTAAATGGAGTTTGCCATAATGAAACGTTTACCCGAGCCGAAATTCTGGAGCAGGTTAAAAAGGCAGGACTGGAAATTTGCACGGCTTTTAACCAGGAAAAAGATCGTGTAGAACCAAGTACCGAAGATATTTCAGAGCGAAAAGACCAGCTAATAAAAATACTCAGTCAAATTAAAGACAAGCCGGAATACCACGAGTTGAAAAAGCAAATTCTTCAAATTGAAAAGGCGCTAAAACATCATGGATTTCAAATGGCAACACGGGTGGTTGTTATTGCGAAGGTAAAGAAGGATTGA
- a CDS encoding FKBP-type peptidyl-prolyl cis-trans isomerase gives MARREKKARSKGSAGNNRKSGEEFLQNNKQKTGVLETDSGLQYLIVEEIQGPKPGLFDTVKIHQRALLLDGKILEDTYRQNQPDKVKIEELIEGLQEGLPMMSVGSRYKFWVPADLAWGRKGTGNKIPPSAVLSFDIRLVEIC, from the coding sequence ATGGCACGCAGAGAGAAAAAAGCACGTAGTAAAGGATCGGCCGGAAACAATCGTAAATCGGGTGAGGAATTTTTACAAAACAACAAGCAAAAAACAGGTGTTTTAGAGACCGACAGTGGTTTGCAATATTTAATTGTGGAAGAAATACAGGGACCAAAACCCGGACTTTTCGATACGGTTAAAATACATCAGCGGGCTTTACTACTCGACGGTAAAATACTGGAAGATACTTACCGTCAAAACCAACCCGATAAAGTTAAAATAGAAGAACTTATTGAGGGCCTGCAGGAAGGTTTGCCGATGATGAGCGTGGGCAGCCGATATAAATTCTGGGTGCCTGCCGACCTGGCCTGGGGACGAAAAGGTACCGGTAATAAAATTCCACCAAGTGCAGTTTTGAGTTTTGATATACGCCTGGTTGAAATTTGCTGA
- a CDS encoding DUF4296 domain-containing protein, whose amino-acid sequence MKNDSTIYNLAATMKNVFLIIIIAVFAFTACENEIMPKPEHLIKEKKMINMLVDVHLSESAYNHFRYDSAMLNIRTEDFYYSVLDKYEVPDSVFEQSLVYYESYPKNFEKMYRKVMSRLSELEQERSGRKEELLKFEEEE is encoded by the coding sequence TTGAAAAACGATTCAACAATTTATAATTTGGCAGCCACAATGAAGAATGTCTTTCTGATAATAATTATTGCTGTGTTCGCATTCACCGCGTGCGAAAACGAGATTATGCCCAAACCCGAGCATTTAATCAAGGAAAAGAAAATGATTAATATGCTGGTTGACGTGCATCTGTCCGAATCAGCTTATAACCATTTCAGGTACGACTCGGCAATGTTAAACATTCGCACAGAGGATTTTTATTACTCGGTTTTGGATAAATACGAAGTTCCCGATTCGGTGTTCGAGCAATCATTGGTGTACTATGAAAGTTACCCAAAAAACTTTGAAAAAATGTACCGTAAAGTGATGAGCCGACTGAGTGAATTGGAGCAGGAACGTTCAGGACGAAAAGAAGAACTTCTGAAATTTGAAGAAGAAGAATAA
- the radA gene encoding DNA repair protein RadA, with protein MAKTKTIYTCQNCGAQSPKWLGKCATCNEWNTYVEEIVEKKQSTGKLSVQISGNQPITLENIEMARTQRISVGIEEFNRVLGGGIVPGSLILLGGDPGIGKSTLALQLALGLNGKKVLYISGEESLQQIKLRAERLSNAQSNCLFLSETSLEHIVAQSEQAKPELLIIDSIQTISTELIESSPGSVGQVRECTSAILKFAKKNHVAVVLIGHITKEGSLAGPKVLEHMVDTVLQFEGDTNYMYRILRSNKNRFGSTNELGIFEMRSDGLREITNPSEQLISKVNDDVSGTAIAATVEGVRPFLIEIQALVSSAAYGTPQRSSTGFDLRRLNMLLAVLEKRAGFKLIAKDVFLNIAGGLKINDPATDLAVICSILSSNIDIAINHKICFSGEVGLTGEIRAVSRIEQRIAEAAKLGFSRIYVPTLNKGFDASKFKIDIVKVSRVEEVFKTIFA; from the coding sequence ATGGCAAAAACAAAAACCATATACACCTGTCAGAATTGTGGTGCTCAATCGCCGAAATGGCTCGGTAAATGCGCCACCTGCAACGAGTGGAATACCTACGTTGAAGAGATTGTAGAAAAGAAACAATCCACCGGGAAACTTTCTGTGCAGATATCGGGCAACCAACCCATCACACTCGAAAATATCGAAATGGCCAGAACACAGCGCATTTCTGTGGGGATTGAAGAATTCAACCGTGTTTTGGGCGGCGGAATCGTTCCCGGCTCGCTGATACTTTTAGGTGGCGATCCCGGAATTGGAAAATCAACGCTAGCGCTTCAACTGGCTTTGGGATTAAACGGAAAAAAAGTACTGTATATTTCCGGCGAAGAAAGCCTGCAACAGATAAAACTGCGTGCCGAGCGTTTGAGCAATGCCCAAAGCAACTGCCTGTTTTTAAGCGAAACATCGTTGGAACATATTGTTGCCCAAAGCGAACAGGCAAAACCGGAGTTGCTGATCATCGATTCGATACAAACCATTTCGACTGAACTCATTGAATCATCACCTGGTTCGGTTGGGCAGGTTCGAGAGTGCACATCGGCAATTTTAAAATTTGCCAAAAAGAATCATGTTGCGGTTGTACTGATCGGGCATATTACCAAGGAAGGTAGTCTGGCCGGGCCAAAAGTGCTGGAACACATGGTCGACACTGTTTTGCAGTTTGAAGGCGACACCAATTATATGTACCGCATTTTGCGCTCGAATAAAAACCGCTTTGGCTCCACTAACGAACTCGGAATTTTTGAAATGCGTAGCGATGGCTTACGTGAAATTACTAATCCCTCGGAGCAGCTAATATCAAAAGTAAACGACGATGTAAGTGGCACCGCCATTGCTGCAACCGTCGAAGGCGTGCGGCCTTTCCTGATCGAAATTCAGGCATTGGTAAGTTCGGCGGCATACGGAACTCCACAGCGCTCGTCAACAGGTTTTGACTTGCGCCGTTTGAACATGCTTTTAGCTGTGCTGGAAAAACGGGCCGGCTTTAAACTCATTGCAAAAGATGTTTTCCTGAATATTGCAGGCGGACTAAAAATTAATGATCCGGCAACCGATTTGGCGGTAATCTGTTCCATCCTTTCCTCGAATATCGACATTGCCATTAACCACAAAATATGTTTTTCCGGCGAGGTTGGATTAACCGGGGAAATACGCGCCGTAAGCCGTATTGAGCAACGCATTGCGGAGGCTGCAAAACTAGGCTTCTCGCGCATTTATGTGCCTACGCTGAATAAAGGTTTCGACGCTTCGAAATTTAAGATCGACATTGTAAAAGTAAGTCGTGTGGAGGAAGTATTCAAAACAATTTTCGCGTAA
- a CDS encoding DUF1232 domain-containing protein — MYDKYSKYFSEQSLWDKLKKFGKAAGAKVVYAVLLLYYTLEDKGVGLKTKLSIAAALGYFILPTDAIVDLTPIIGFSDDLGVLLFTLSAVAGSITPEIKTKAREKLNEWFGEIDPEELQDIDKKTF, encoded by the coding sequence ATGTACGACAAGTATTCAAAATATTTCTCCGAACAATCGCTGTGGGACAAGCTCAAGAAGTTTGGTAAAGCTGCCGGAGCAAAAGTTGTTTATGCCGTTTTATTGTTATACTACACTCTTGAAGACAAGGGTGTTGGACTAAAAACCAAACTTAGCATTGCCGCCGCACTGGGTTATTTTATTCTTCCAACGGATGCCATTGTTGACCTGACACCAATAATTGGTTTTAGCGACGACCTGGGTGTACTGCTTTTTACCCTGTCGGCAGTAGCAGGTAGTATTACCCCCGAAATTAAGACCAAAGCACGCGAAAAACTTAACGAGTGGTTTGGAGAAATCGATCCCGAAGAACTTCAGGACATTGATAAAAAGACTTTTTAA
- a CDS encoding MarC family protein, translating to MNEFARSVLLLLVLLNPFLVIVYLIDIVQKLDNRQFQRVLLRAGLISCVAFCSFAILGDKIFSDVFQVRFASFQLFGGIVFLIIGLQFVFRGPTAIEILRGESKHVAGAIAMPVLIGPGTISASVVIGKRNDILISCASIVVAVMLCILVLFVLKFLHDVIRQKREELIERYFDLAGRITALFVGSVAIEMIMVGVKTWLNLHWS from the coding sequence ATGAATGAATTTGCAAGATCAGTACTATTATTACTTGTTTTATTAAATCCATTTTTGGTAATCGTTTATTTGATCGATATCGTTCAAAAGCTCGATAATCGCCAATTCCAGCGGGTCTTACTGCGTGCCGGATTAATCTCATGTGTCGCATTCTGTAGTTTTGCCATTTTAGGCGACAAAATTTTCTCCGATGTATTTCAGGTCCGGTTTGCATCGTTTCAATTGTTTGGAGGAATTGTTTTCCTGATAATTGGACTGCAATTCGTGTTTCGGGGGCCAACCGCTATAGAGATATTACGTGGCGAATCAAAACATGTTGCCGGAGCCATTGCCATGCCGGTATTAATTGGTCCGGGCACCATTAGTGCCAGTGTTGTTATTGGAAAACGTAACGATATTCTAATATCGTGTGCATCCATAGTCGTCGCGGTTATGCTGTGTATTCTCGTTTTATTCGTTTTAAAATTTTTACACGATGTAATTCGCCAAAAACGAGAAGAATTAATTGAGCGCTACTTTGATTTAGCCGGACGTATCACAGCCTTGTTTGTAGGTTCTGTAGCCATTGAGATGATTATGGTAGGGGTGAAAACATGGCTCAACCTTCACTGGAGCTAA
- a CDS encoding amidohydrolase family protein, whose amino-acid sequence MRKIAATYVFPGTTSPIKNGILVCDDEGTIIDILDRGNSFHEEAGVEFYSGILAPGFVNAHCHIEFSHLHSKIEKHVGFSGFLEKINQLRNEPAEKEKAMQIADRKMWAAGIAAVGDVSNTGLSLSMKLKSKNYYHTFVEAFGFHPSRADRAFSKAEEVLESFKKAKLSASIVPHSPYSVSHELFQKVLKNAQRNGGPFTIHNQENKAETEFFLSGQGDISMHFSDNLKLDTSHWKPTGKSSLQSILEYLPKENQLLLVHNTQTKKEDIKALKQHCSLVNTFFVLCPNSNLFIENELPPVNLFRDEKLYICLGTDSMASNSELSILQEMLTIQQNFATISLEELILWSCINGAKALNIDDSFGSFDKGKKPGVNLITGIDFKTMKLTPKAKVKRLI is encoded by the coding sequence GTGAGAAAAATCGCCGCCACATACGTCTTCCCCGGAACAACTTCGCCAATAAAAAACGGAATTTTAGTTTGCGACGATGAAGGAACAATAATCGACATCCTCGATCGGGGCAATTCATTCCATGAAGAAGCCGGAGTGGAGTTTTACAGCGGCATTTTGGCTCCCGGATTTGTAAACGCCCATTGTCATATAGAATTTTCGCATCTCCACAGCAAAATAGAAAAACACGTTGGCTTCAGCGGTTTTCTCGAAAAGATAAACCAGTTAAGAAATGAACCGGCTGAAAAAGAAAAGGCGATGCAGATTGCCGATCGAAAAATGTGGGCAGCAGGAATTGCGGCTGTTGGTGATGTTTCCAACACTGGTCTTTCACTTTCGATGAAACTAAAAAGCAAAAACTACTACCACACTTTTGTTGAAGCTTTTGGCTTTCATCCGTCGCGGGCGGACAGGGCATTTTCCAAAGCAGAAGAAGTACTTGAATCGTTTAAAAAAGCAAAACTTTCGGCTTCCATCGTTCCGCACTCGCCGTATTCCGTTTCGCATGAATTATTTCAGAAAGTGCTTAAAAACGCTCAGAGAAACGGAGGCCCGTTCACGATTCACAACCAGGAAAACAAAGCTGAAACAGAGTTCTTTTTATCTGGACAAGGTGATATTTCCATGCATTTCAGCGATAATTTAAAGCTGGATACCTCACACTGGAAACCTACCGGAAAATCGTCGTTGCAATCCATTCTTGAATACTTACCAAAAGAAAATCAGCTACTTTTGGTGCACAACACACAAACCAAAAAAGAGGATATTAAAGCTCTAAAACAGCACTGCAGCCTCGTCAATACCTTTTTTGTTTTGTGTCCCAACTCTAATCTTTTTATTGAAAATGAGCTGCCGCCCGTTAATCTTTTTCGGGATGAAAAGCTCTACATTTGTTTGGGTACCGACAGTATGGCATCGAATTCCGAACTTTCAATACTTCAGGAAATGCTTACCATTCAACAAAATTTTGCTACTATTTCTCTGGAAGAGCTGATTTTATGGTCGTGTATTAACGGTGCAAAAGCATTAAACATTGATGACTCTTTTGGATCGTTCGATAAAGGTAAAAAGCCCGGTGTAAACCTGATTACCGGCATCGATTTCAAAACCATGAAATTGACCCCGAAAGCAAAAGTTAAAAGGCTGATTTAG
- a CDS encoding sulfite exporter TauE/SafE family protein translates to MLELDFSTFQWILLAVCGMLIGMSKVGVPGVSMLVVPALALIFGGKASTGILLPMLMMADLFGVGYYHRHAEWKYLWKLLPWAFAGIGIALWVGEVVNDTWFKNIIAILVFLCIGLMLWRDRKKGQNLFPNTWWFSAMMGVLGGFATMIGNVAGPIFAIYLLAMHLPKNSFIGTGAWFFLIVNFSKFPLHIFVWKTISRNTLTLDLMLLPAIAIGAFAGIKLVQKISDKLYRTAVIIVTALSAFLLLI, encoded by the coding sequence ATGCTCGAACTTGACTTCTCCACGTTTCAATGGATTTTATTGGCGGTATGTGGCATGTTGATTGGCATGTCGAAAGTAGGTGTTCCCGGCGTTTCAATGCTGGTTGTTCCCGCACTGGCATTAATTTTTGGAGGAAAAGCCTCAACCGGAATTTTACTCCCGATGTTAATGATGGCCGATCTTTTTGGTGTTGGGTACTATCACCGTCATGCCGAATGGAAATACCTTTGGAAACTGCTTCCATGGGCTTTTGCAGGAATTGGTATTGCGCTATGGGTAGGCGAAGTGGTTAACGATACCTGGTTTAAAAATATAATCGCCATTTTGGTTTTTCTGTGTATTGGACTTATGCTTTGGCGCGACCGCAAAAAAGGACAAAATCTCTTTCCCAATACCTGGTGGTTCTCTGCAATGATGGGTGTTTTAGGAGGTTTCGCAACAATGATCGGCAATGTAGCCGGTCCCATTTTTGCCATTTACCTGCTGGCCATGCATTTGCCCAAAAACAGTTTCATCGGTACCGGAGCCTGGTTTTTCCTGATCGTTAATTTCTCGAAATTCCCCTTGCACATTTTCGTTTGGAAAACCATTAGCCGGAATACGCTGACACTCGATTTGATGCTTTTACCTGCCATCGCTATCGGGGCTTTTGCCGGAATAAAACTGGTACAGAAGATATCGGATAAACTATACCGAACCGCTGTAATTATCGTAACCGCCCTATCGGCATTTTTACTCTTAATATAA